ATTCGAAGTACCGGCGACCCCGGCGACGTACCCGGCGCGCGCGGCCATCAGGGCTGCGTCCGTCCCGTGCGCCCGCCTGGAGCCGAAGTCGACGACGTTCCGGCCGGCGGCCGCCGACACGACGCGGGCCGCCTTCGAGGCGAGGACGGAGCCCACGTGGCTCCGGTTGAGGACGATCGTCTCCAGGATCTGAGCCTCGACGATCGGCGCTTCGATCTCGATGATCGGCTCGTTCGGGAAGATGATCGTGCCGTCGCGCACCGCGCGGACGCTCCCGGTGAACCGGAGGTCGGCCAGGACGTCGAGGAACGACTGCGGGAACGCCGGGAGTGTGGCGAGGTAGTCGAGATCATCGTCGGAGAAGGCGAGATGCTCGACGGCATCGAGCGCGTCCTCGACACCGTACGCGACAATGTAGTTCCTGTTCCCGGGGAGGTCGCGGTAGAAAAGCTGGAAGACTGCCGAGCCCGTGAGCCCCTCTTCGAGATAGGCCCTGGCCATCGTCAGTTCGTAGAGATCGGTGAAGAGCGACGGGACATCGGGGCGGCGTCCGGTCGACGTCACCGCGACCGCCCGCGCGTTCTCCTGTGACTCTGGATGTCGACGTCGTCGAGCGGACCGGAGCTCACGTCCTCGGCTCCTATGAGCGAGACGATCCGCTCCAGCGTGTCGGCCATGTCCTCTCTCTTGGAGCGCGGGATCTTCCGGAGCGACGTCATGAGGGAGTTCTCGAGAGGGTGGGGCACCTTCCGCACGAGCTCCCTCCCCTTCCGCGTCATCGTGACCAGCACGCGCCTGCGGTCCTTCGTGTCCCTCCGTCGCTCGATCAGGTCCTTCTCCTCCAGGCGGTCGAGCACGCCGACGATGGTGCTTGGGCTCAGGAGCAGCGTGTCGGCGATCTGGGTCCCCGTCAACGTGCCGGCACGTTGCAGCGCGTTCAGGGTGGAAAGCTGCGGTCCCGTGATACCGTGCTCGACGGCGAGGCGCCTGGAGTGCACGGCCACCGTCCTGATGATCCTCCGTATGGCCCAGATCATCCGCTCACCGCAACCATTGCTCTTCGACGCCATCGGCATGTCCTCTCGTGGATGTCGGTCAGGATGCGTGGACGCTCGTCGTCGGAGTGTTGACAACGCGGCGTTCCATGTCCTTTTCTATAAGAAAAGCTCACACGTCGAATAATACGTTCCTCAAAGGACTTTGTCAATGCACGATCAGATCGCTCTCCCCGAAGCGGTACGGGTGGTCGGAGCCGACACGGTGCTGACGGTGGCGGCAACGCCTCTCGGTGTGCCGCCGCTGCCCAACGTGATGCTGCGGCGCATGTGGGACCGCTGAATACACGATTCCGAATCTCCACTTGCATGGTGTCGGGCTATCATGTAGTCTACCAATCATTCGATGTAGAAAGAAATGCGGTGCCCATGAGCGGGGCATGACGTTCCGGGCGGCACCGCGGGGAGACGATTGGGAGGATGCCATGGAGAACATCGGCACGCTGTTCCAGACGGACGACTGGAAGAACGAGAAGCACGTCCCTGTCATCGACTGCAACGAGCCGTTCACGAAGGGCACGCCCACCCCGGTGACGGTCACGGTGGGCAAGGAGGTCGACCACCCGAACACGACGGCGCACCACATCCGGTGGATCCGGCTCTTCTTCCAGCCGAAGGACGAGAAGTTCCCGTACGAGATCGCGAACTGCGAGTTCAGCGCTCACGGTGCGTCGACCGACGGTCCCGACTCCAGCACGGTCTACACGCACCACGGCGTGACCGTGCTGATGAAGACCGACAAGCCGGGCACGCTCATCGCGATGTCGTTCTGCAACATTCACGGTCTCTGGCAGAGCACACGCGACGTCGGCGTGGAGTAGCGGAACCTCCTTCCCCCGTTGCGCATCCGAGCACGTACGGTGATACCTCGCGGCGGCTGGCGGCCGTCTGTTGACGACCCACTGGAGGAGGTAGCGAGAATGAGCAGGGAATACCCCCACGGCAGCGGCGTGGTGAAGCTCGTGTCGACCGAGTGGCTGGCTGAGCACGTCGGCGACGGAGTGGCGCTCGTTGACTGTCAGCCG
Above is a window of Candidatus Effluviviaceae Genus V sp. DNA encoding:
- a CDS encoding MarR family transcriptional regulator — encoded protein: MPMASKSNGCGERMIWAIRRIIRTVAVHSRRLAVEHGITGPQLSTLNALQRAGTLTGTQIADTLLLSPSTIVGVLDRLEEKDLIERRRDTKDRRRVLVTMTRKGRELVRKVPHPLENSLMTSLRKIPRSKREDMADTLERIVSLIGAEDVSSGPLDDVDIQSHRRTRGRSR
- a CDS encoding Neelaredoxin translates to MENIGTLFQTDDWKNEKHVPVIDCNEPFTKGTPTPVTVTVGKEVDHPNTTAHHIRWIRLFFQPKDEKFPYEIANCEFSAHGASTDGPDSSTVYTHHGVTVLMKTDKPGTLIAMSFCNIHGLWQSTRDVGVE